In a single window of the Prochlorococcus marinus XMU1412 genome:
- a CDS encoding DUF1823 family protein translates to MYKKEKLVENQFTWPICKKLLFLILEDKLSDVFVCELVWERLFYTKELSINDWVFSALTPSYWSEKFEKAPQIISERPASVHLTRSIPKDYKKGLKNFLNFKGYKINELYPRRTRRATAVNWLIYWAIENDCFSKDNGLIPIPSSPPVNPVKGHFGDPEIK, encoded by the coding sequence ATGTATAAAAAAGAAAAATTAGTTGAAAATCAATTTACATGGCCAATATGTAAAAAACTATTATTTCTTATTCTTGAAGATAAGCTTAGTGATGTATTTGTTTGTGAATTAGTTTGGGAGAGACTTTTTTATACTAAAGAACTATCTATAAATGATTGGGTCTTTAGCGCATTAACTCCTTCTTATTGGTCAGAAAAATTTGAAAAAGCTCCTCAAATCATTTCTGAGCGACCAGCCTCAGTACATTTGACTCGATCAATTCCTAAAGACTATAAAAAGGGATTGAAAAATTTTCTTAATTTTAAAGGTTATAAAATTAATGAACTCTATCCAAGAAGAACTAGAAGAGCGACTGCAGTAAATTGGTTGATTTATTGGGCGATTGAAAATGATTGTTTTTCAAAAGATAATGGATTAATCCCAATTCCTAGTTCACCCCCTGTTAATCCAGTTAAAGGACATTTTGGCGATCCAGAAATTAAATAA
- the der gene encoding ribosome biogenesis GTPase Der: MILPTIAIIGRPNVGKSTLVNRLCQSNDAIVFDKPGVTRDRTYQNASWGGKEFQIVDTGGLVFDDDSEFLPEIRTQVFLALEEASIALLVVDGNQGVTDGDLSIAKWLRNSSCKTIVAVNKCESTTLGISLASEFWKLGLGEPNPVSAIHGSGTGDLLDLVIGELPENNIQDDEEKIMMSIIGRPNVGKSSLLNSICGEKRAIVSDISGTTTDSIDTLIKKGDNHWKIIDTAGIRRKKNVKYGTEFFGINRAFKSIDRSDVCVLVIDAVDGVTDQDQKLAGRIEEQGRACIIVVNKWDLVEKNSSTIYQVEKELRSKLYFLHWSKMIFISALTGQRVDNIFGHALNAVNQHRRRVTTSVVNEVLKESISWKSPPTKRSGKQGRLYYGTQVKNKPPTFTLFVNDPKLFGITYRRYIEKQIRVNLGFEGTPLILLWRGKQQRALNKEVERENIELIQKD, from the coding sequence TTGATTCTTCCTACAATAGCAATTATCGGAAGACCGAACGTTGGGAAATCTACCTTAGTTAATCGTCTTTGCCAAAGTAATGATGCAATAGTATTTGATAAGCCTGGTGTTACAAGAGATAGAACTTATCAAAATGCTTCATGGGGAGGTAAGGAATTTCAAATAGTTGATACTGGAGGTTTAGTTTTTGATGATGATAGTGAATTTCTCCCAGAGATAAGGACGCAAGTTTTCTTGGCTCTAGAAGAGGCTTCAATAGCGTTACTGGTGGTAGATGGGAATCAAGGCGTTACTGATGGTGATTTATCAATAGCAAAATGGTTAAGAAACTCAAGCTGTAAAACCATTGTTGCTGTTAACAAATGCGAATCGACTACTCTAGGAATATCCCTAGCTTCAGAGTTCTGGAAATTAGGATTGGGTGAACCTAACCCTGTTTCGGCTATTCATGGTTCAGGTACTGGAGATCTTTTAGATCTCGTTATTGGCGAACTTCCTGAAAATAATATCCAAGATGATGAAGAAAAGATAATGATGTCAATAATTGGTAGGCCTAATGTTGGTAAATCTAGTTTGTTAAATTCAATCTGTGGAGAAAAAAGAGCAATAGTTAGTGATATTAGTGGTACAACAACTGATTCAATAGATACGCTTATTAAAAAAGGGGATAATCATTGGAAAATTATTGATACTGCTGGGATTAGAAGAAAAAAAAATGTTAAATATGGCACTGAATTCTTTGGTATTAATAGGGCTTTTAAATCTATAGATAGAAGTGATGTTTGTGTTTTAGTTATAGATGCGGTTGACGGAGTAACTGATCAAGATCAGAAGTTGGCTGGGCGCATAGAAGAACAAGGCAGAGCTTGCATAATTGTTGTTAATAAATGGGATCTTGTAGAAAAAAATAGTTCAACAATTTATCAAGTAGAAAAAGAACTTAGATCCAAACTTTATTTTTTACACTGGTCAAAAATGATATTTATATCTGCCCTAACTGGTCAAAGAGTTGATAATATTTTTGGACATGCTCTCAATGCTGTAAATCAACATAGAAGAAGAGTAACAACATCTGTAGTTAATGAAGTACTTAAAGAATCAATCAGTTGGAAAAGTCCTCCAACGAAGAGAAGCGGCAAACAAGGTAGGCTTTATTACGGTACTCAAGTAAAGAACAAACCTCCCACTTTTACTCTTTTTGTAAATGACCCTAAATTATTCGGAATAACTTATAGAAGATATATTGAAAAACAAATTAGAGTAAATTTAGGTTTTGAAGGCACACCCCTCATTTTACTTTGGAGAGGAAAACAGCAAAGAGCTTTAAATAAAGAAGTCGAAAGAGAAAATATTGAGTTAATTCAAAAAGATTAA
- a CDS encoding energy-coupling factor transporter transmembrane component T family protein: MNLLTKFSVGQYVHGNRSWLRIIDSRLKIIIVMIFLITPIWAGPIWRLSLVGFLLLITFLSLLPSRVWWRSLFFLSCLSLLIGCISILASPDIQSLDGYLRNPNELQVVLESQKEWNILQIPSQKIWFINFGPYNLSRKAFELGIKTSTLIFTVIHSVNLMLLTTLQEDIVWGLSWFMYPLRKIGLPTSKWLFQLLIALRFIPLVQEELQNIIKSVSVRSINFRNLGLKKSFNVLLILVERLFQNIFLRVDHGAESLLSKKKIIIKTNRFRTLYPSKSLNVIVNTLSICFICIAIFLRKLYGAL, encoded by the coding sequence ATGAATTTGCTAACCAAATTTTCTGTTGGTCAATACGTTCATGGTAATAGAAGTTGGCTAAGGATTATAGATAGTAGATTAAAAATAATTATCGTAATGATATTTTTAATCACTCCAATTTGGGCAGGTCCAATATGGAGATTGAGTTTAGTTGGTTTTTTACTATTAATTACTTTTTTAAGTTTATTGCCATCTAGAGTATGGTGGCGATCTTTATTTTTTCTCTCATGTTTGTCACTACTAATTGGATGTATATCAATACTTGCCTCGCCTGATATTCAATCTCTTGATGGCTACTTAAGAAATCCCAATGAGTTGCAAGTAGTTCTGGAAAGTCAAAAAGAATGGAATATTTTGCAAATTCCTTCGCAGAAGATATGGTTTATTAATTTTGGTCCCTACAACTTATCAAGAAAAGCCTTTGAACTAGGAATAAAAACCTCCACTTTAATATTTACCGTTATTCATAGTGTGAATTTGATGCTTTTAACCACATTGCAGGAAGACATTGTATGGGGATTAAGTTGGTTTATGTATCCATTAAGAAAGATTGGATTGCCAACTAGTAAGTGGCTTTTTCAGTTGTTAATTGCATTACGTTTTATTCCTCTAGTGCAGGAAGAACTTCAAAATATCATTAAATCTGTGTCAGTGAGATCAATAAATTTTAGAAATTTAGGATTAAAGAAATCCTTTAATGTTTTATTAATCTTAGTGGAAAGGTTATTTCAAAATATATTTCTGAGAGTTGATCATGGAGCAGAATCATTACTCTCAAAGAAAAAAATTATTATAAAAACCAACAGATTTAGAACTCTTTATCCTTCAAAATCTCTCAATGTAATTGTTAATACATTATCGATTTGTTTTATTTGCATAGCAATTTTTCTTAGAAAACTGTATGGTGCATTATAA
- a CDS encoding PII-interacting protein PipX family protein, translating into MSSERYLNHPTFGMLYQVSPGNDGRDIYATLYAQKMFFLVEVRQREVFFEVIPYLDARNQAELNLQKAKRKGSEELSKWENLFTQTFL; encoded by the coding sequence TTGAGTTCTGAGCGTTATTTAAACCATCCAACATTTGGCATGTTATACCAAGTTTCTCCAGGAAATGATGGGAGAGATATTTATGCGACTTTATACGCTCAAAAAATGTTTTTCTTGGTAGAAGTTCGACAGAGAGAAGTTTTTTTTGAAGTTATACCTTATTTAGATGCCCGTAACCAGGCCGAACTAAACCTTCAAAAAGCTAAAAGAAAAGGATCTGAAGAACTATCTAAATGGGAGAATTTATTTACGCAAACTTTCTTATAA
- a CDS encoding YggS family pyridoxal phosphate-dependent enzyme, translated as MNPANYLKIKNKIPSNVNILAVSKGFKSQEIKTIQNIGQNDFGESKVQEAFEKQLTLKDLKQINWHFIGRIQSNKIRKIVQNFKYIHSVDSFQKLQKISNISREEKKNPLIMLQVKLSDDPTKGGFNPEFLNLKWREIQELKNISLTGLMTINPKGLSSRENSGLFKKCRALADSLQLPDCSMGMSGDWEEAIDAGSTWLRLGSLIFGGRS; from the coding sequence GTGAACCCTGCAAATTATTTAAAAATAAAAAATAAAATACCATCCAATGTAAATATTCTTGCCGTAAGTAAAGGATTTAAAAGTCAAGAAATCAAGACTATTCAAAATATAGGTCAGAACGATTTTGGTGAAAGTAAGGTGCAAGAGGCGTTTGAAAAACAATTAACCTTAAAAGATCTTAAACAAATAAATTGGCACTTTATTGGAAGAATTCAAAGTAATAAAATAAGAAAAATAGTTCAAAATTTTAAATATATTCATTCAGTAGATTCATTTCAAAAGTTGCAAAAGATTTCTAATATTTCACGTGAAGAGAAGAAAAATCCATTAATAATGTTGCAGGTTAAGTTGAGTGATGATCCTACTAAAGGAGGCTTTAATCCTGAATTTTTAAATTTGAAATGGAGAGAAATTCAAGAGTTGAAAAATATTTCATTAACCGGTTTGATGACTATCAATCCTAAAGGACTTAGCTCTAGAGAAAATTCAGGGTTGTTCAAAAAATGTCGTGCTCTCGCTGATTCTCTCCAACTACCAGATTGTTCCATGGGGATGTCAGGTGATTGGGAGGAAGCTATTGACGCTGGATCAACTTGGTTAAGATTAGGATCATTGATTTTTGGAGGTAGATCCTAA
- a CDS encoding cell division protein SepF, whose amino-acid sequence MSLISRLKAVVAGDEYLDDDFDELDYASEDELNDINNFKQNPKNANALANSNPFDFMNNNRSSKVVGMPGISNSSSEVSLMEPRSFDEMPQAIQALRERKTVILNLTMMDPDQAQRAVDFIAGGTYAIDGHQERVGESIFLFAPSCVNVTSSSPEEASPSSVSTENTPQYSLGKNTTPEPAWGNSKLSAYS is encoded by the coding sequence GTGTCACTTATTTCTAGATTAAAGGCAGTTGTTGCAGGGGATGAGTATCTCGATGATGATTTTGATGAGTTGGATTATGCTTCAGAGGATGAATTAAATGATATTAATAATTTCAAACAAAATCCAAAGAATGCAAATGCCCTCGCAAATTCAAACCCATTTGATTTTATGAATAACAACAGATCATCAAAAGTAGTTGGTATGCCAGGAATCTCAAATTCATCCTCAGAAGTAAGCTTAATGGAACCAAGAAGTTTTGATGAGATGCCTCAAGCTATACAGGCATTAAGAGAGAGAAAAACTGTAATACTCAATTTAACTATGATGGATCCTGATCAAGCTCAAAGAGCGGTTGATTTTATTGCTGGGGGCACATATGCAATTGATGGACATCAAGAGAGAGTCGGTGAAAGTATTTTCCTTTTTGCTCCAAGTTGTGTAAATGTAACTAGTTCTTCCCCAGAAGAAGCTTCTCCTTCTTCTGTATCTACAGAAAATACACCACAATATAGTTTGGGCAAAAATACTACTCCTGAACCAGCATGGGGTAATTCTAAATTAAGTGCTTATTCATGA
- the proC gene encoding pyrroline-5-carboxylate reductase, protein MTDKIAIIGFGNIASAIVTPLLDNKLIQPENVFCVVNTEKSLEKIKKNYKHNINIYKSGSKESKIIWDCQYKLLSIKPQQLNDISEANHITNKDNLIVSILAGVSINRLAQKFPNHKCVRVVTNIPITIGKGLTGITWGEEITEDQKQFAKKLFENTSKIYEFTEDYLDIFLALTSSGPAIIALIIEALSDGGLSGGLPKIISEELVMEMILGTICLIKENRLTTSELKNLVTSPGGTTISALRVLEKKSVRSALIESIVSASNRSKEFR, encoded by the coding sequence GTGACAGATAAAATTGCGATTATTGGTTTTGGAAATATTGCAAGTGCCATAGTTACCCCTCTATTAGATAACAAATTAATTCAGCCAGAGAACGTTTTTTGTGTTGTAAATACAGAAAAAAGTTTAGAAAAAATAAAAAAAAATTATAAACATAATATAAATATTTATAAATCAGGTTCTAAAGAGTCAAAAATAATTTGGGATTGTCAATATAAACTTCTTTCGATAAAACCCCAACAATTAAATGATATAAGTGAGGCCAATCACATAACAAACAAGGACAATTTAATAGTTTCAATTCTTGCCGGGGTTTCAATAAATAGACTTGCTCAAAAATTTCCTAATCATAAATGTGTGAGGGTGGTTACAAATATTCCAATAACTATTGGAAAAGGTTTAACAGGGATTACTTGGGGAGAAGAAATTACAGAAGATCAGAAACAATTTGCAAAAAAATTATTTGAAAATACTAGTAAAATTTATGAATTTACTGAAGATTACCTTGATATATTTTTAGCTTTAACTTCATCAGGTCCTGCAATTATTGCTTTAATTATAGAAGCATTAAGTGATGGAGGATTAAGCGGAGGATTGCCAAAAATAATTTCAGAGGAACTTGTTATGGAAATGATACTAGGAACTATTTGTCTAATAAAGGAAAATAGGCTTACTACTTCTGAGCTTAAAAATTTAGTAACCTCTCCAGGTGGAACAACTATTTCTGCTTTAAGGGTTTTAGAAAAAAAGAGTGTAAGGTCAGCATTAATTGAATCAATAGTTTCAGCTAGTAATCGAAGTAAAGAGTTTCGTTAG
- a CDS encoding glycosyltransferase family 4 protein, which yields MAHVAWLGKKSPFCGNVTYGNSTNEKLKARGHKVSFIHFDNPSSSNSSKPLFLANDPDVSLPYLIKSQVYTIPSPRAEKELRLSLERLKPDLVHASLTLSPLDFRLPEICDEINLPLIGTFHPPFDAKNRNLTASTQQLTYQLYAPSLSKFDKIIIFSELQKNVLSKLGVPKEKQIVIPNGVDENIWKPFCEKNKKYDQVKNKLGNERIFLYMGRIANEKNIEALLRSWRQTKTQNCKLVIVGDGPMKPTLENSFSNLGNEKLIWWGAELDLETRVAIMQIAEVFFLPSLVEGLSLSLLEAMSSGTACVATDAGADGEVLDNGAGIVISTDNVAAQLKTIIPILVEHPSFTKDLGEKARERILERYTITKNINSLEKVYMNLKDNLKN from the coding sequence GTGGCTCATGTTGCCTGGTTAGGTAAGAAATCTCCTTTTTGTGGAAATGTAACTTATGGCAACTCAACTAATGAGAAATTAAAGGCTAGAGGTCATAAAGTTAGTTTCATTCATTTCGACAATCCTTCTAGTTCAAATTCATCAAAACCATTATTTCTGGCAAATGACCCTGATGTAAGTCTTCCATATTTAATTAAGTCCCAAGTTTACACAATACCCTCACCAAGAGCAGAAAAAGAGCTAAGGCTATCCTTGGAAAGATTAAAGCCTGATTTAGTACATGCAAGCTTAACTTTATCTCCTTTAGACTTTAGACTTCCAGAGATTTGTGATGAAATTAATCTTCCGCTCATAGGAACATTTCACCCACCATTTGATGCAAAAAATAGAAATTTAACTGCTAGCACTCAACAGCTAACATATCAACTTTATGCTCCCTCTTTATCAAAGTTCGATAAGATAATCATTTTTTCCGAACTTCAAAAAAATGTTCTTTCTAAATTAGGAGTACCTAAAGAAAAACAAATAGTTATTCCAAACGGTGTTGATGAGAATATTTGGAAACCTTTTTGTGAAAAAAATAAAAAATATGATCAGGTAAAAAACAAACTTGGAAATGAAAGAATCTTCTTATATATGGGTAGGATTGCCAATGAGAAAAATATCGAGGCACTTTTACGTTCTTGGCGCCAAACAAAAACTCAAAATTGCAAATTAGTTATTGTTGGAGATGGACCAATGAAGCCAACTTTAGAAAATAGTTTTTCTAACCTTGGTAATGAGAAATTAATTTGGTGGGGCGCCGAATTAGATTTAGAAACTAGGGTAGCAATAATGCAAATAGCAGAAGTATTTTTCTTACCAAGCTTAGTAGAAGGTTTATCATTATCACTTTTAGAGGCAATGTCTTCTGGTACTGCTTGTGTAGCTACAGATGCCGGAGCTGATGGTGAAGTTTTAGATAATGGAGCAGGAATAGTAATTTCAACTGATAATGTGGCCGCACAATTAAAAACTATAATCCCAATTCTTGTAGAACACCCTTCATTTACAAAAGATCTTGGAGAAAAAGCTAGAGAACGTATCCTTGAAAGATACACAATTACTAAAAATATAAATTCACTTGAAAAAGTTTATATGAATTTAAAAGATAATTTAAAAAACTAA
- the recO gene encoding DNA repair protein RecO, with translation MSGSGECRLEGLCIKASPLGENDRLITILTDEQGIVRLAAPGARRPKSSLAAATPLTYLSLQIFGKRNLKSVRQIKILKSYSGLGKNIECLAAAQAITELTFLLVGNNDKQQNYLSCVLAHLDRIYLYEESKEEDIKMLSMSIQSLIHLLAIGGINLPIHHCCKTGEPIIPPVGNWEWSCYYLPSEGFSSMEDPQSNLKINASEVALLQRLLFPELPIKSNGELLGPKKVWLKILFIIETWISTQLEKDLSSLKMLREIYS, from the coding sequence ATGTCTGGTTCTGGTGAGTGCAGACTAGAAGGTCTCTGCATCAAAGCTTCTCCATTAGGCGAGAATGATAGATTAATAACTATTCTTACTGATGAGCAAGGGATTGTTCGATTAGCGGCACCTGGTGCTAGACGTCCTAAAAGTAGCCTTGCCGCAGCTACTCCATTAACATATTTAAGTCTCCAGATTTTTGGGAAAAGAAATCTTAAATCTGTACGTCAAATTAAAATATTAAAAAGCTATTCTGGTCTCGGGAAAAATATTGAATGTCTTGCAGCCGCGCAAGCAATAACTGAATTAACTTTTTTATTAGTAGGTAATAATGACAAGCAACAAAACTATTTATCTTGTGTTCTTGCACATCTTGATAGGATTTATTTGTATGAAGAATCCAAAGAAGAGGATATTAAAATGCTCTCAATGAGTATTCAATCTTTAATCCATCTATTAGCCATTGGAGGGATAAATTTACCGATTCATCATTGCTGTAAAACTGGAGAACCTATTATTCCGCCTGTAGGGAATTGGGAATGGAGTTGTTATTATTTGCCAAGTGAAGGGTTTTCGTCTATGGAAGATCCTCAAAGTAATCTAAAAATAAATGCATCTGAAGTTGCTCTACTACAGAGACTTCTTTTCCCTGAATTACCAATAAAATCTAATGGAGAGTTATTGGGACCTAAAAAAGTCTGGCTTAAAATATTATTTATTATTGAAACTTGGATCTCTACTCAACTAGAGAAAGATCTATCTTCACTAAAAATGTTGAGAGAAATATATAGTTAA
- a CDS encoding 2-deoxyribose-5-phosphate aldolase, whose protein sequence is MPNIEYELNEKIHAIIINPYLTWEDFCANCDLIKKYNIKNISTSLNYLDDFKNRLSNYSANINAFISYPLADLPVTFIEELVNFAKDKGANGIEYIPNFINLSKRNLETFAAEIEQVKLSGLPVSIIINKSKLKTEVLHNAIEISLELGIKNFQFGDGFGPPITVNDVAEILKITGSQNHIKVVGGIKKLTQVIDLLDNGISCVGTSNFCEIFQEVKVI, encoded by the coding sequence ATGCCTAATATTGAATATGAATTAAACGAAAAAATTCATGCAATAATAATTAATCCGTATTTAACTTGGGAAGATTTCTGCGCGAATTGCGATTTAATAAAAAAATATAATATCAAGAATATTTCTACTTCACTAAATTATTTAGATGATTTTAAAAACCGTTTGAGCAATTACAGTGCAAACATAAACGCATTCATTTCCTACCCTTTAGCAGATTTGCCAGTTACATTTATTGAAGAATTAGTTAATTTTGCAAAAGATAAAGGTGCAAACGGAATTGAATATATCCCAAACTTTATCAATTTATCCAAAAGAAACTTAGAAACTTTCGCTGCTGAAATTGAGCAAGTGAAGTTATCAGGATTACCTGTTTCAATAATCATAAATAAATCAAAACTAAAAACAGAAGTTTTGCACAATGCGATAGAAATATCTTTGGAATTAGGAATAAAAAATTTTCAATTCGGGGACGGGTTTGGACCCCCTATTACAGTAAATGATGTAGCGGAAATATTAAAAATAACAGGCTCCCAAAATCACATCAAAGTTGTAGGTGGTATAAAAAAACTGACACAAGTTATTGATTTGCTTGATAATGGAATTAGTTGCGTAGGAACTTCTAATTTTTGTGAGATTTTTCAAGAAGTAAAGGTTATTTAA
- the hpf gene encoding ribosome hibernation-promoting factor, HPF/YfiA family, with the protein MKILIHGKNLELTGALKEYTEAKIEKATHHYKDIVKEADIHLSIEKNPRVSFQTAEVTIFANGTVIRAEEKTENLYSSIDLVSNKLCRKLRKYKERNNKTIHNKQFKNKDSLPIESMESNFLDKALFKEGTEASLPEPSIKNKYFEMTPISSDEARKQLDLIDHDFYVFRNKKNNDLQVIYKRNHGGYGLIQSK; encoded by the coding sequence ATGAAAATTTTAATCCATGGAAAGAATCTTGAGCTCACTGGAGCATTAAAAGAATATACTGAGGCAAAGATAGAAAAAGCAACACATCACTATAAGGATATCGTTAAAGAAGCTGACATACACCTTTCAATTGAAAAGAATCCAAGAGTCTCGTTCCAAACTGCAGAAGTTACTATTTTTGCAAATGGTACCGTAATTAGAGCTGAAGAAAAAACTGAAAATCTATACTCAAGCATTGATTTAGTTTCAAATAAACTTTGTAGAAAATTACGCAAATACAAAGAAAGAAACAATAAAACAATTCATAATAAACAATTTAAAAATAAAGATTCTTTACCAATTGAAAGTATGGAATCAAATTTTTTAGATAAAGCTTTATTTAAAGAAGGAACTGAAGCAAGTCTGCCTGAGCCATCTATAAAAAATAAATACTTTGAAATGACTCCAATTTCATCAGACGAAGCAAGAAAACAATTAGATCTAATTGATCATGATTTTTATGTTTTTCGAAACAAGAAAAATAATGATCTTCAAGTTATATATAAAAGGAATCATGGAGGTTATGGACTGATTCAATCCAAATAA
- the lipB gene encoding lipoyl(octanoyl) transferase LipB, producing MDNRTAIIKQPDNISSFNDVYKLQKEYQEALILDNSNPDFIWIGEHQLCYTLGRGSNYDNLLFSLNDAKYDVFKIDRGGEVTCHMPGQLVTYLVLDLKNFNKDLNWYLRKIEEIIIKILGVFNIDCHSRKGFTGVWIGNRKIASIGIGCKRWITINGFSININCELENFNKIVPCGIENCLMANMIDYNKNLNIQEVKRIVKKTIEEEFNFDFISK from the coding sequence ATGGATAATAGAACAGCAATAATTAAACAACCTGATAATATTTCTTCTTTTAATGATGTTTATAAATTACAAAAAGAATATCAGGAGGCATTGATTTTAGATAATTCTAACCCTGATTTTATTTGGATAGGGGAGCATCAACTCTGCTATACATTGGGGAGAGGATCTAATTACGATAATTTACTATTTTCTCTGAATGATGCTAAATATGATGTTTTTAAGATTGATAGAGGTGGTGAGGTAACTTGTCATATGCCAGGACAATTAGTTACGTATTTGGTTTTAGATTTGAAAAATTTTAATAAAGATTTAAATTGGTACTTAAGAAAAATCGAAGAAATTATTATAAAAATCCTTGGAGTTTTTAATATAGATTGTCACTCTAGAAAAGGGTTTACTGGTGTTTGGATAGGAAATAGGAAAATCGCATCAATTGGAATTGGGTGTAAAAGATGGATTACGATAAATGGATTTTCAATCAATATTAACTGCGAATTAGAAAACTTTAATAAGATTGTTCCTTGCGGAATAGAAAATTGTCTTATGGCAAATATGATTGATTACAACAAAAATTTAAATATTCAAGAAGTCAAGAGAATTGTTAAAAAAACCATCGAGGAAGAATTTAATTTTGATTTTATATCAAAATAG